The following coding sequences lie in one Rhizobium binae genomic window:
- a CDS encoding dihydrodipicolinate synthase family protein: MSIATTRKALTGVSGVPVTAYDGKGEVEPRITAQVYGRVAAAGIHNIVAAGNTGEFYALTPQEIRIIHEAAVSGVDGRAPVTAAIGRSLREAIGMARDAAAIGASAVMSHQPVDPFAAPSAHIDYFCDLADACTLPLIAYVRADGFAVADIVRLANHGNIAGIKFATTDLMLLSRAIPAADPNGALFVCGLAESWAPTFTAAGARGFTSGLVNVAPKLSLAVHDALEKGDFAAARAIVNKLEPFERMRTKFRNGANVTVVKEAVTYSGLDVGPVRVPGLPRLDQHDREELHRLLEAWEADGDIRLHPGRQDAKAAG, translated from the coding sequence ATGAGCATCGCAACCACGCGCAAGGCGCTGACAGGCGTGTCGGGCGTTCCCGTCACGGCCTATGACGGAAAGGGCGAAGTCGAACCGCGTATCACCGCGCAGGTCTATGGGCGGGTGGCGGCAGCCGGCATTCACAACATCGTCGCCGCCGGAAATACCGGGGAATTCTATGCACTGACGCCGCAAGAAATCCGGATCATCCACGAGGCGGCGGTATCGGGCGTCGACGGCAGGGCACCGGTCACGGCGGCGATCGGCCGGTCGCTGCGCGAGGCGATCGGCATGGCGAGGGATGCGGCGGCGATCGGCGCCTCCGCCGTCATGTCGCATCAGCCCGTCGATCCCTTCGCCGCACCTTCGGCTCACATCGATTATTTCTGCGATCTCGCCGATGCCTGCACGCTGCCGCTCATCGCCTATGTCAGGGCCGACGGCTTTGCCGTCGCCGATATCGTCCGCCTCGCCAACCACGGCAATATTGCCGGCATCAAATTTGCCACAACCGACCTGATGCTTCTTTCGCGCGCGATCCCAGCGGCCGATCCGAACGGTGCGCTCTTCGTCTGCGGGCTGGCCGAGAGCTGGGCGCCGACCTTCACCGCAGCCGGCGCGCGCGGCTTCACTTCCGGCCTCGTCAACGTCGCACCGAAGCTCTCGCTTGCGGTCCACGATGCGCTTGAAAAGGGCGATTTCGCCGCGGCACGAGCGATCGTCAACAAGCTCGAACCCTTCGAGCGGATGCGGACGAAATTCCGCAACGGCGCCAACGTGACCGTCGTGAAGGAGGCCGTCACCTATTCCGGCCTCGATGTCGGCCCGGTGCGTGTGCCGGGGCTGCCGCGGCTCGACCAACATGACCGCGAGGAGCTTCATCGACTGCTGGAAGCCTGGGAGGCCGACGGCGACATTCGATTACATCCGGGCCGGCAGGACGCAAAGGCGGCCGGCTAG
- a CDS encoding SMP-30/gluconolactonase/LRE family protein: MTAPRIIEPKIRSVLQQPLTVGESPVWDEETGALWIVDILAPAVLRLSPEGTVDRFAMPAAVGCLGLSRDNRIVVGLQTGVHLFDPVSGDIEFLCDPAGRHFNGRLNDGKIGPDGHFWVGSISEAKPQVNDAALFRVGADGSARAVATGLTSSNGLAWSPDGRRMYHSDSRQCFLQSFDFDPATGELGEGRRLRSFTEEEGRPDGAATDRDGFYWSAGVSAGRLNRMSSDGEIVEIYNLPVAAPTMPCFGGPDFKTLFVTSLSTDRTGRFEAGTVIAFDVDAEGLAPFRFGSQSS; the protein is encoded by the coding sequence GTGACGGCGCCGCGCATCATTGAACCGAAGATCCGTTCGGTGCTGCAGCAGCCGCTGACGGTCGGTGAATCGCCCGTATGGGACGAAGAGACCGGTGCACTTTGGATTGTCGACATCCTGGCGCCTGCCGTGCTGCGGCTTTCCCCGGAAGGTACGGTCGACCGCTTCGCCATGCCGGCGGCGGTCGGTTGCCTCGGGCTTAGCCGTGACAACAGGATCGTCGTCGGTCTTCAGACCGGCGTCCATCTCTTCGATCCCGTCTCCGGCGATATCGAGTTTCTTTGCGATCCCGCCGGGCGCCACTTCAACGGCCGCCTCAACGACGGCAAAATCGGCCCGGACGGACACTTCTGGGTCGGCTCGATCAGCGAAGCCAAGCCGCAGGTGAATGACGCCGCACTTTTTCGCGTGGGAGCCGACGGCAGTGCGCGCGCCGTCGCAACTGGTCTAACGAGTTCCAACGGCCTCGCCTGGTCGCCGGACGGCCGGCGGATGTACCACTCCGACAGCCGGCAATGTTTTCTGCAGTCCTTCGACTTCGATCCCGCGACGGGCGAACTCGGCGAAGGTCGCCGGCTTCGCAGCTTCACCGAGGAAGAGGGGCGGCCGGACGGGGCGGCCACCGACCGCGACGGGTTTTACTGGAGCGCCGGCGTCTCTGCCGGCCGTCTCAACCGAATGTCGAGCGACGGCGAGATCGTCGAAATCTATAACCTGCCGGTGGCGGCGCCGACCATGCCATGTTTCGGGGGGCCCGATTTCAAGACGCTCTTCGTCACCAGCCTGTCGACGGACCGTACCGGACGTTTCGAGGCCGGCACGGTCATCGCCTTCGACGTGGATGCGGAGGGTTTGGCGCCCTTCCGCTTCGGCAGTCAATCATCTTGA
- a CDS encoding NAD-dependent epimerase/dehydratase family protein, with translation MRRVAVTGAAGRVGTLLRPFLRQHAEHLRLIDIHEPAGLAENEDFARADLSKLDEATAALREVDGVVHLAGIASGVDMNAILQANVLGTYNLYEAARINRVERMVYASSNHATGFYPRGQVISPLDPMRPDSPYGLSKCWGELVAGLYYDTSGIRSLSIRIGNAGTYPNSERSIAIWISARDLAQLVRIGLTHPSIAATVVYGVSDTDEKWWDNDLAARLGYQPQDRPREHAHIEDGAESAVARAFQGGGFCEFNHDGTIRMRDDEGLAKNSEVVS, from the coding sequence ATGAGACGGGTTGCTGTGACCGGTGCTGCCGGACGCGTCGGGACGCTGCTTCGCCCGTTCCTTCGCCAGCACGCAGAGCACTTGCGTCTGATCGACATTCATGAGCCCGCCGGGCTGGCTGAAAACGAAGATTTCGCGCGCGCCGATCTCTCGAAGCTCGACGAGGCAACGGCCGCCCTCCGAGAGGTCGACGGCGTCGTTCATCTTGCCGGCATCGCGAGCGGCGTCGACATGAACGCCATCCTGCAGGCCAATGTGCTCGGGACCTACAATCTCTACGAGGCCGCCCGGATCAACAGGGTCGAGCGGATGGTCTACGCCTCGAGCAACCATGCGACGGGTTTTTATCCGCGCGGCCAGGTCATCTCGCCGCTTGATCCCATGCGGCCGGACAGCCCCTACGGGCTTTCCAAATGCTGGGGCGAGCTGGTGGCCGGGCTCTATTACGACACTTCGGGCATCCGTTCTCTATCCATCCGCATCGGCAATGCCGGCACCTATCCGAATAGCGAGCGGTCGATCGCGATCTGGATCAGCGCGCGGGATCTGGCGCAACTCGTGCGGATCGGGCTCACCCATCCTTCGATCGCCGCAACGGTCGTCTACGGCGTCTCCGATACGGACGAGAAATGGTGGGACAACGATCTGGCGGCGAGACTCGGCTACCAGCCGCAGGACCGGCCGCGCGAGCACGCCCACATCGAGGATGGCGCGGAGAGCGCGGTCGCCCGCGCATTCCAGGGCGGCGGCTTCTGCGAATTCAATCACGACGGCACCATTCGCATGCGCGATGACGAAGGTCTTGCCAAAAACTCGGAGGTGGTCTCGTGA